The DNA window GTGACCTACACCGATCCGGAGTTGGCCCAGGTGGGGCTTTCGGAAGAGCAGGCCCGGGAGCGGGGCCTGGTCGTTCGGGTGCTGCGCAAGCCCTTTGCGGAGAACGATCGCGCCCGCGCCGAAGGGACGCCTGCCGGTTTCGTCAAAGTGGTTGTGGAAAAACGCGGTCGCGTTCTGGGGGCCACCCTGGTGGGTGACAAGGCGGGGGAGTTATTGCAGCCCTGGATATTGGCCCTACACAAGAAGCTGAAAATCGCCGATCTGGCCACCCTGATTGCGCCCTATCCCACGTTGGGTGAGATCAACAAGGGGGTGGCGGGCGGATTCTTCACGCAAACCCTCTATTCGTCCCGCACCCGCAAACTGGTTGCCTTTCTTTCTCGTTTCGGATGAGGAAGCGGGGTACCCGCCCGGATTGGTTTGTGGTAAAAGAGGGGCGGGCGTTTCCCGGCAGCACGGGTGGAATTTTTTTCCTTTCAATATTTTATCTTTTAAATATCAAAAAAAGGAAATGTTCTATCCTTTGACTTTTCTGTTTTTCGTATAGGTTATTAAATTTTTATTAAAAATATTTACAATATAAAAAGATAAAGTCAAAAGACAGAACATTTCCTTTTTTTGATACTTAAAAGATAAATATTGAAAGTCAAAATAATTAAGAATATTTTCCCGCCGCACTTTGTCCTGGAGTTCGTTCATGGATCAAGACCGTTTGGACAGACTTTGCATCACCACCCTTCGTATGCTGGCAGCGGATGCCGTCGAAGAGGCCAAGTCGGGACACCCCGGCCTGCCCCTGGGGGCCGCGCCCATGGCCTACGTCCTCTGGTCGCGATTTCTGCGCCACAATCCCGGCAATCCCTCCTGGATCGATCGGGACCGCTTCATCCTCTCGGCGGGCCACGGTTCGGCCCTCCTTTACGCCTTGCTGCACCTTTTCGGCTACGGCCTGCCTCTGGAGGAGGTACGCCGCTTCCGCCAATGGCAAAGCCGCACCCCCGGCCATCCCGAATACGGTCACACCGTCGGCGTCGAAGCCACCACCGGTCCGTTGGGACAGGGCTTCGCCATGGGCGTGGGCATGGCCCTGGCGGAACGCCATCTGGCGCAATGCTACAACCAGCCGGAGTTTTTCCCGGTGGTCAACCACTTCACCTACGCCATCTGCTCCGACGGCGACCTGATGGAGGGCATCTCCTCGGAAGCGGCTTCCCTGGCGGGACAGCTCTGTCTGGGCAAACTGATCTATCTTTACGATAACAACGGCATCTGCATCGAAGGTTCCACCAACCTGACCTTCAGCGAAGACGTGGCCCGTCGTTTCGAAGCGTATGAGTGGCATGTGCAGCAGGTGGAGGACGGCGAGGATCTGGAAGCCATCGCTGCCGCCATCGAAGCAGCCCAGGAAGAGGAGGAGCGCCCCTCCCTGATCATGGTGCGCACCCGTATCGGTCACGGCAGCCCGTTGGCCGGAACGGCGGAAGTCCACGGCGCTCCCCTGGGAACGGCGGGACTGGCGGCCACACGGCAGTTTTACAACTGGCCGGAAGAGCGCTTTCATGTACCGGAAGAGGTGCGGGAGGCCTTCCGGGAGATGGTGCGTCGCGGGGTGGAGCAGGAGGAGGAGTGGCAGGCGCGGGTGGAGGCTTGTCGCACCCGTTATCCCGACGAGATGAGCTGTATGGAATCCCGTTTGCGGGGTGAATTGCCCACCAAGTGGGACACTGGTTTGCGGGCCCTGACCTGGAGCGACAAGGGCATTGCCACCCGGGCCGCGTCGGGCCAGGTGATCAACGCCATTGCGCCCCATTTGCCGGCCATGATCGGCGGGTCGGCGGATCTGGCGCCGTCCAACAACACCTGGATCAACTCTTCCGAAGCGCGCAACATCCATTTCGGGGTGCGGGAGCATGCCATGGGGGCCATGGCCAACGGCATGGCGCTGCATGGTGGTCTGTTGCCCTTCGTGGGCACTTTCCTGGTCTTTTCGGATTACATGCGCGGGGCCATTCGCTTGTCGGCTTTGATGAAGACCCCGGTGGTTTATGTGTTGACCCACGATTCGATTGCCGTTGGGGAGGATGGTCCCACCCATCAGCCGGTGGAGCATGTGGCCAGCCTGCGGGCCATTCCGGGATTGACGGTGATGCGTCCCGCCGACGGGCCGGAGACGGCGGCCTGCTGGCGTCAGGCGGTGACGGGTGGCTCGCCGGTGGCCTTGATTCTGACCCGTCAGAAGCTGCCTTTGTTGCCTCACGGGGCGGATGTGGATGCCCAGGTGGCGCGGGGCGCTTATATCGTGGAAGAGGGCGAGGGCGAGCCGGAAGCGATTTTGATCGCCACGGGCAGCGAGGTTGGGCTTGCGCTGGAGGCGCGTCGGGTATTGGCCAAAGAGGGGCGGCGGGTTCGGGTGGTTTCCATGCCGTCGTGGGAGTTGTTCGCGGCCCAGGGGGCGGACTATCGGGAGCGGGTACTGCCTGCGGCGGTCAAGGCGCGGGTGGTGGTGGAAGCGGGCACCTCTTTCGGCTGGCACCGTTGGGCTGGGGATGCGGGCCGGATGATCACCGTGGATCGGTTCGGGGCTTCCGCGCCCGGTGAGAAGGTCTTGGAAGAGTATGGCTTTTCCGTAGCCAATGTCGTGTCCGTGACCCGAGAAGTCCTGGATAAATAACCCAAAAGGGTTTTGCCTTTCAATATTTTCCTTTAAGTATCAAAAAAAGGAAATGTTCTGTCCTTTGACGTGCTTTTAATTATTAGTATACATAGTATAACTAATAATAGATTAACAAATCTAACGTCAAAGGACAGAACATTTCCTATTTTTGATACTTAAAGAAATATATTGAAAGGATGTGATTCTCATGGCAACGAATACTCAACGAGTGGTTTACTCTACCGAGCTTGGCAAAATGTGTCCGGAATGCGGCAAACCGGCAACAAACTGTATTTGCCGCAAAAAGGGTCCTGTTCTCCCGTCTGACGGGGTGGTGCGGGTGCAGCGGGAGACCAAGGGCCGGGGTGGAAAAGAGGTGACGGTGATCAAAGGCGTTGCCGGAGACCCCCTGTTTCTGGCACAACTGGGCAAGGAACTCAAAACCCTGTGCGGCTCGGGCGGCACCGTGAAGGACGGCGTGATCGAGGTGCAGGGGGACCATGTCGAACGGGTGATGGAACATCTGCAAAAGCGGGGCATGCGGGTCAAACGGGCGGGGGGATAAACCCGGCTGCTTGACCGGACCATCCCCCATCTTCCGAGGATGTTGCCAACAAGCAGCCAACTCGTCGGACAGGAACCATGACCGACCCGGATTCCGAAAACAACCTCCTGATTCACCGGGCGCGTCATGGCGACCGTCAGGCCTTCGGGAGTCTGCTGGAACGTCATTACCATCAGATCTACCGACTGGCCTATCGATGCTGCGGTATTCGCGAAGACGCGGAAGAGATTGCCCAGGAGGTTTGCCTCAAACTGGTGCGCTCCTTGGGGGAGTTTCGCGGTGAGGCCGCCTTTTCCACCTGGTTGCACGGTTTGACCCTGAATGCCGCCCGGGATTATCTGCGTTCCCGACGTACCCGCTGGGAACGGGAAGACGACGGGTTGGAACTGGATGCGCTGCCCGGTACGACCCTCGACCCCGAACGCCATCTTCTCTCCCGGTTGATTCTGCGCTGCATCGCCCTGCTGCCGGAAACCTTGCGCTCGGCGGTGCTGTTGGTTCACTCCGAGGGACTCAATCATCGTCAGGCGGGACAAGCCTTGGGCTGCGCCGAAGGAACCGTCTCCTGGCGTCTGTCGGAGGCGCGCAAACGCCTCTCCCTCTGTCTGGATCAAGGAGGTTGACGCCCATGAGCCCCCGTGATCTTCATGACGACGACCTGAACAAGGCCTTCCAGGAGACTCCGGTGCCCCCCGCCGGGGAAGAGGCCCGTCGCAAAGCCATCGAAACGGCCCTTTCGGCTTTTTCAGCCCAACCTCAAAATATTTTCCAAGGATTCCCGCCGCCGCCTCGTCTCAATCCCGTGAGAGCATGGATTCGACACCTCATGGGAGATTGGACAATGACCACCTGGCAAAATTGGAAAAACATCACGGCGTTGCTGGTGACGGCGGCCTGCGTAACGCTGCTGATCGTCCAGCCGGACATGAAACAGAGCCTGCAAACCGGCCGGATGCCGACGACTTCGCTCGAAGGCGCTCCTCCGGCGACGGTTCCCCTCCCGTTAGGGAATGTCCAAGACGGATTGACCGCCACACCGCAACAACCGGCGAAAGCACTTTCCCCTTCCCCGGCGCCCGCTCCACAGGGGGATCGCGCCATCAATCAGTCCCAGGACAGGGAGAAGGCCAACCGGCTTGCCCAACGTGAAGCGGTGCCGGGGCCGGAAGCGAAACGCGCACCCAAACCGGAACCCAGGCCGGAGCCCAAACCGGAGCCCAAACTGTCCAAGCCGGAGCCAATGCCATCCAAACCGATGATGTTCAATCTGGAATCGGCGATATTGAAGCATATGGCCGAATCGGCTCCGACCGACGCATCGATGGCAAGGACGACGGGTTCGGACAAAAAGACCGAAGCCCAGGCCATGCCGACGGTGTCGGGCTTGGCCAAAATCGCGCCTGCGCCTTTGGTGGTCGAGGAAAACCGGGATCGCTTTCGTGCCTTTGACGACAATCCGATGCAGGTCACCCGGGAGCATCCGGTTTCCACTTTTTCCGTGGATGTGGATACCGCTTCCTATGCCTTTGTGCGCCGGCTGATCAACAGCGGACAAAAACCCGCGCCGGATGCGGTGCGGGTGGAGGAGATGATCAACTATTTCGATTACGACTATCCGTTGCCAAAGGAGCGCACGGAGCCGTTTGCCACCTCGGTAAACCTTTATCCCTCGCCGTGGAATCCCGAGACGCGCCTGATGCAGATCGGCATCCGGGGCTATGAGCTGTCCAGGGAGAAGCGTCCCCAGGCCAATCTGGTCTTCCTGGTGGATGTTTCCGGCTCCATGAATGCACCGGACCGGCTGCCGCTGGTCAAGCAGTCCCTGGCCATGTTGGTGAACCATCTGGAAGCGGAAGACCTGATCTCCCTGGCGGTGTATGCCGGGAAATCCGGCACGGTGCTGGAGCCGACGCCGGTCAAGGAACGGAGCAAAATTCTCGCGGCGCTGGAGCAGTTGCAGGCGGGTGGATCGACGGCGGGTGGAGAGGGCATCCGTCTGGCTTATGAGCTGGCGCAGAAGAACTTCAAATCCGAGGCGGTGAACCGGGTGATTTTGGCCACGGACGGGGATTTCAACGTCGGCATCACCGATCCCGAGGCGCTCAAAGGCTTTGTGGCGGAAAAACGTAAGACCGGAGTCTTCCTGTCGATTTTGGGAGTTGGTCGGGGCAATTATCACGACCGGTTGATGCAGGATCTGGCGCAGAACGGCAATGGCGTGGCCAATTACGTCGATACCTTGAACGAGGCCCGCAAACTGTTGGTTGAGGAGGCTTCCGCCAACCTCTTTCCCATTGCCAAGGATGTCAAAATCCAGGTGGAGTTCAACCCGGCGCGGGTGGCGCAGTATCGCCTGATC is part of the Magnetococcales bacterium genome and encodes:
- a CDS encoding RNA polymerase sigma factor, which gives rise to MTDPDSENNLLIHRARHGDRQAFGSLLERHYHQIYRLAYRCCGIREDAEEIAQEVCLKLVRSLGEFRGEAAFSTWLHGLTLNAARDYLRSRRTRWEREDDGLELDALPGTTLDPERHLLSRLILRCIALLPETLRSAVLLVHSEGLNHRQAGQALGCAEGTVSWRLSEARKRLSLCLDQGG
- the tkt gene encoding transketolase, which gives rise to MDQDRLDRLCITTLRMLAADAVEEAKSGHPGLPLGAAPMAYVLWSRFLRHNPGNPSWIDRDRFILSAGHGSALLYALLHLFGYGLPLEEVRRFRQWQSRTPGHPEYGHTVGVEATTGPLGQGFAMGVGMALAERHLAQCYNQPEFFPVVNHFTYAICSDGDLMEGISSEAASLAGQLCLGKLIYLYDNNGICIEGSTNLTFSEDVARRFEAYEWHVQQVEDGEDLEAIAAAIEAAQEEEERPSLIMVRTRIGHGSPLAGTAEVHGAPLGTAGLAATRQFYNWPEERFHVPEEVREAFREMVRRGVEQEEEWQARVEACRTRYPDEMSCMESRLRGELPTKWDTGLRALTWSDKGIATRAASGQVINAIAPHLPAMIGGSADLAPSNNTWINSSEARNIHFGVREHAMGAMANGMALHGGLLPFVGTFLVFSDYMRGAIRLSALMKTPVVYVLTHDSIAVGEDGPTHQPVEHVASLRAIPGLTVMRPADGPETAACWRQAVTGGSPVALILTRQKLPLLPHGADVDAQVARGAYIVEEGEGEPEAILIATGSEVGLALEARRVLAKEGRRVRVVSMPSWELFAAQGADYRERVLPAAVKARVVVEAGTSFGWHRWAGDAGRMITVDRFGASAPGEKVLEEYGFSVANVVSVTREVLDK
- a CDS encoding VWA domain-containing protein, with the translated sequence MPSKPMMFNLESAILKHMAESAPTDASMARTTGSDKKTEAQAMPTVSGLAKIAPAPLVVEENRDRFRAFDDNPMQVTREHPVSTFSVDVDTASYAFVRRLINSGQKPAPDAVRVEEMINYFDYDYPLPKERTEPFATSVNLYPSPWNPETRLMQIGIRGYELSREKRPQANLVFLVDVSGSMNAPDRLPLVKQSLAMLVNHLEAEDLISLAVYAGKSGTVLEPTPVKERSKILAALEQLQAGGSTAGGEGIRLAYELAQKNFKSEAVNRVILATDGDFNVGITDPEALKGFVAEKRKTGVFLSILGVGRGNYHDRLMQDLAQNGNGVANYVDTLNEARKLLVEEASANLFPIAKDVKIQVEFNPARVAQYRLIGYETRALKREDFNNDKVDAGDIGSGHRVTALYEIVPVGSRGTMIDPLRYGAEAKAEEQAVVDPKAEYAFLKIRYKLPKEETSKLITRPVTERDAVARLQDASSEARFATAVAAFGQKLRGGKYLGDFDYKAIIDLANEAKGKDEFGYRAEFVGMVRLMQAMDKP
- a CDS encoding translation initiation factor Sui1, whose product is MATNTQRVVYSTELGKMCPECGKPATNCICRKKGPVLPSDGVVRVQRETKGRGGKEVTVIKGVAGDPLFLAQLGKELKTLCGSGGTVKDGVIEVQGDHVERVMEHLQKRGMRVKRAGG